Proteins co-encoded in one Heptranchias perlo isolate sHepPer1 chromosome 9, sHepPer1.hap1, whole genome shotgun sequence genomic window:
- the LOC137325422 gene encoding P-selectin-like isoform X2, whose amino-acid sequence MVSHDDMNCPYRRCPLVQGNMFRLLALAVVTYEILMLEGAHGWIYHYSNITMTWAKARRYCQNDYTDMVAIQNKEENEHLSKYLPKAKTHVWIGLRKINNIWTWIGTNRTLDDFAMNWAPNEPNNGKNNEDCVEMYIKRLVNSGKWNDEPCRRKKRPLCFQASCNPDSCSGHGECVETIGDHKCDCSEGFYGGSCENVIKCLGLETPDRGLMNCSHPYGNFSYNSMCDFSCVEGFQIREERRLRCSAFADWTAPLPVCKAMRCRPLEIPNKDVMNCSHPLGRFSYNSTCTFGCREGYVLHGSDRVQCLASGEWTERTPFCKVQICETLTVPDYGNMSCIHPIADFHYNSTCDFSCREGFALSGLSRLQCKVSGQWTAQKPTCEAVECGELKIPHSHLMNCSDPFRPFSYSSTCDFVCKDGFILQGSDRLQCEASGQWTAKIPTCKVVQCELLKIPKRGIMNCRNPFGDFSYYSTCVFNCTEGFVLYGSGSLQCQASRQWTAQVPTCEAEKCTILENPEQGTINCSHPFRPFSYNSTCDFSCEEGFRLNGPDRVQCGASGQWTTQVPSCEAMKCDVLRSPDRGTFNCSHRNGDFSYNSLCDFSCAEGFILTGSDRLECGASGQWTAQTPTCKAMKCDVLRSPDRGTFNCSHRNGDFSYNSLCDFSCAEGFILTGSDRLECGASGQWTAQTPTCKVINCQTLIQPERGAVNCAHPIRDFSYNSTCHFSCNEGFVLQGSDMLQCQANRQWTALPPSCKAVSCQKLTQPEQGMMACSHPIGDFHYNSTCGFKCAEGFVLHGLDRLQCRANGQWTALTPSCKAVKCNILKTPNHGIMSCSHPIGEFSYHSACDLGCVEGFILNGTDGLECTASGRWTNEMPGCIVVKCQELNIYRPVIMNCSHPLGNFSFSSLCDFDCIKGFMLEGPVRLQCNESGQWTQEIPSCNVLGGLPPTMSFLTYIGGIGAAVVLAVTIGMIVAWIRKKLKKQEDDTKELNPHSTEGTGDMFENPAFSNAPAGST is encoded by the exons AAATACTGATGTTAGAAGGAGCTCATGGCTGGATATACCATTATTCCAATATTACCATGACATGGGCCAAGGCAAGACGGTACTGTCAAAATGACTACACTGACATGGTGGCGATACAGAATAAAGAAGAAAATGAGCACCTGAGTAAATATTTGCCAAAAGCAAAAACACACGTCTGGATTGGTTTGAGGAAAATAAACAATATCTGGACCTGGATTGGAACGAATCGGACATTAGACGATTTTGCTATGAACTGGGCTCCTAATGAACCCAACAATGGAAAGAACAATGAAGACTGTGTGGAAATGTATATAAAGAGACTTGTGAATTCAGGAAAATGGAATGATGAACCCTGCCGTAGAAAGAAAAGGCCACTGTGTTTCCAAG CTTCATGCAATCCTGATTCTTGCAGTGGCCATGGAGAATGTGTGGAAACTATTGGTGATCATAAGTGTGACTGCAGTGAAGGATTCTATGGAGGCAGTTGTGAAAATG TTATTAAATGTCTTGGACTGGAGACTCCTGACAGAGGCCTTATGAACTGTTCCCACCCTTATGGAAATTTCAGTTACAACTCAATGTGCGACTTTAGCTGTGTAGAAGGATTTCAAATACGTGAGGAAAGGAGGCTCCGATGTTCAGCTTTTGCAGATTGGACTGCACCCCTTCCAGTGTGCAAAG CTATGCGTTGTAGACCGTTGGAGATTCCTAATAAGGATGTCATGAACTGTTCCCATCCACTTGGACGCTTCAGTTACAACTCAACCTGCACTTTTGGCTGTAGAGAAGGGTATGTACTGCATGGATCAGACAGGGTCCAGTGTCTAGCTTCTGGTGAATGGACAGAGCGGACCCCCTTCTGCAAAG TCCAAATATGTGAAACCTTGACAGTCCCTGACTATGGCAACATGAGTTGCATCCATCCCATCGCAGACTTCCATTACAACTCCACATGTGACTTTAGCTGTAGAGAAGGGTTTGCATTAAGTGGACTGAGCAGGCTCCAGTGCAAAGTTTCTGGACAGTGGACAGCGCAAAAGCCAACATGTGAAG CTGTAGAATGCGGTGAACTGAAGATTCCTCACAGCCACCTCATGAACTGTTCTGACCCCTTTAGACCTTTTAGTTACAGCTCAACATGTGACTTTGTCTGCAAGGATGGGTTTATCTTACAGGGGTCGGACAGACTCCAGTGTGAAGCTTCTGGACAATGGACAGCAAAGATTCCCACCTGCAAAG TTGTTCAATGCGAGTTATTGAAGATTCCTAAACGAGGTATCATGAACTGCAGAAATCCCTTTGGAGACTTCAGTTACTACTCAACATGTGTCTTCAACTGCACAGAGGGGTTTGTACTGTATGGATCGGGCAGTCTTCAGTGTCAAGCCTCTAGACAATGGACAGCTCAGGTCCCTACCTGTGAAG CTGAAAAATGCACAATACTGGAGAATCCTGAGCAAGGGACAATAAACTGCTCTCATCCCTTTCGACCCTTCAGTTACAACTCAACATGTGACTTCAGCTGTGAAGAGGGATTTAGATTAAATGGACCAGACCGAGTTCAGTGTGGAGCTTCTGGACAATGGACAACACAAGTACCCTCCTGTGAAG CCATGAAGTGTGACGTGCTGAGGAGTCCAGACAGAGGAACCTTTAACTGCTCCCATCGCAATGGAGACTTCAGTTACAACTCATTGTGTGATTTTAGCTGCGCTGAAGGATTTATATTAACGGGATCAGACAGACTAGAGTGTGGAGCTTCTGGACAATGGACAGCACAGACCCCCACTTGTAAAG CCATGAAGTGTGACGTGCTGAGGAGTCCAGACAGAGGAACCTTTAACTGCTCCCATCGCAATGGAGACTTCAGTTACAACTCATTGTGTGATTTTAGCTGCGCTGAAGGGTTTATATTAACGGGATCAGACAGACTAGAGTGTGGAGCTTCTGGACAATGGACAGCACAGACCCCCACTTGTAAAG TTATAAACTGTCAGACGCTGATACAGCCTGAACGAGGGGCAGTGAACTGCGCCCATCCCATCAGAGACTTCAGTTACAACTCAACTTGTCACTTTAGCTGCAATGAGGGATTTGTACTGCAAGGGTCAGACATGCTTCAGTGTCAAGCCAATCGGCAATGGACagcactgccccctagctgtaaAG CTGTAAGCTGTCAGAAATTAACACAGCCTGAACAAGGAATGATGGCTTGCTCCCATCCCATTGGAGATTTCCATTACAACTCAACATGTGGCTTCAAATGTGCTGAAGGATTTGTACTGCATGGGTTAGACAGGCTTCAATGTCGAGCTAACGGACAGTGGACAGCCCTGACCCCCAGCTGTAAAG CTGTGAAATGCAACATATTGAAGACTCCGAACCATGGCATCATGAGCTGCTCCCATCCTATTGGAGAGTTTAGTTACCACTCGGCATGTGACCTTGGCTGTGTGGAGGGCTTCATTTTGAATGGAACAGATGGGCTTGAGTGTACAGCTTCAGGAAGGTGGACAAATGAGATGCCAGGTTGCATAG TGGTGAAATGTCAGGAACTGAATATTTATCGGCCAGTGATCATGAACTGTTCACATCCTCTTGGGAACTTCAGCTTCAGCTCACTATGTGACTTTGACTGCATCAAGGGCTTTATGTTGGAAGGACCTGTGAGACTCCAGTGCAATGAATCTGGACAATGGACACAGGAGATTCCATCTTGTAACG TACTTGGCGGATTGCCCCCCACAATGAGTTTTCTGACTTACATAGGTGGAATTGGAGCAGCTGTCGTACTTGCTGTTACCATTGGTATGATTGTGGCCTGGATTAGAAAGAAACTGAAAAAACAAG AAGATGATACAAAAGAACTAAACCCTCACAG
- the LOC137325422 gene encoding P-selectin-like isoform X1 gives MVSHDDMNCPYRRCPLVQGNMFRLLALAVVTYEILMLEGAHGWIYHYSNITMTWAKARRYCQNDYTDMVAIQNKEENEHLSKYLPKAKTHVWIGLRKINNIWTWIGTNRTLDDFAMNWAPNEPNNGKNNEDCVEMYIKRLVNSGKWNDEPCRRKKRPLCFQASCNPDSCSGHGECVETIGDHKCDCSEGFYGGSCENVIKCLGLETPDRGLMNCSHPYGNFSYNSMCDFSCVEGFQIREERRLRCSAFADWTAPLPVCKAMRCRPLEIPNKDVMNCSHPLGRFSYNSTCTFGCREGYVLHGSDRVQCLASGEWTERTPFCKVQICETLTVPDYGNMSCIHPIADFHYNSTCDFSCREGFALSGLSRLQCKVSGQWTAQKPTCEAVECGELKIPHSHLMNCSDPFRPFSYSSTCDFVCKDGFILQGSDRLQCEASGQWTAKIPTCKVVQCELLKIPKRGIMNCRNPFGDFSYYSTCVFNCTEGFVLYGSGSLQCQASRQWTAQVPTCEAEKCTILENPEQGTINCSHPFRPFSYNSTCDFSCEEGFRLNGPDRVQCGASGQWTTQVPSCEAMKCDVLRSPDRGTFNCSHRNGDFSYNSLCDFSCAEGFILTGSDRLECGASGQWTAQTPTCKAMKCDVLRSPDRGTFNCSHRNGDFSYNSLCDFSCAEGFILTGSDRLECGASGQWTAQTPTCKVINCQTLIQPERGAVNCAHPIRDFSYNSTCHFSCNEGFVLQGSDMLQCQANRQWTALPPSCKAVSCQKLTQPEQGMMACSHPIGDFHYNSTCGFKCAEGFVLHGLDRLQCRANGQWTALTPSCKAVKCNILKTPNHGIMSCSHPIGEFSYHSACDLGCVEGFILNGTDGLECTASGRWTNEMPGCIVVKCQELNIYRPVIMNCSHPLGNFSFSSLCDFDCIKGFMLEGPVRLQCNESGQWTQEIPSCNVLGGLPPTMSFLTYIGGIGAAVVLAVTIGMIVAWIRKKLKKQEDDTKELNPHSTEGTGDMFENPAFSNAPAALKN, from the exons AAATACTGATGTTAGAAGGAGCTCATGGCTGGATATACCATTATTCCAATATTACCATGACATGGGCCAAGGCAAGACGGTACTGTCAAAATGACTACACTGACATGGTGGCGATACAGAATAAAGAAGAAAATGAGCACCTGAGTAAATATTTGCCAAAAGCAAAAACACACGTCTGGATTGGTTTGAGGAAAATAAACAATATCTGGACCTGGATTGGAACGAATCGGACATTAGACGATTTTGCTATGAACTGGGCTCCTAATGAACCCAACAATGGAAAGAACAATGAAGACTGTGTGGAAATGTATATAAAGAGACTTGTGAATTCAGGAAAATGGAATGATGAACCCTGCCGTAGAAAGAAAAGGCCACTGTGTTTCCAAG CTTCATGCAATCCTGATTCTTGCAGTGGCCATGGAGAATGTGTGGAAACTATTGGTGATCATAAGTGTGACTGCAGTGAAGGATTCTATGGAGGCAGTTGTGAAAATG TTATTAAATGTCTTGGACTGGAGACTCCTGACAGAGGCCTTATGAACTGTTCCCACCCTTATGGAAATTTCAGTTACAACTCAATGTGCGACTTTAGCTGTGTAGAAGGATTTCAAATACGTGAGGAAAGGAGGCTCCGATGTTCAGCTTTTGCAGATTGGACTGCACCCCTTCCAGTGTGCAAAG CTATGCGTTGTAGACCGTTGGAGATTCCTAATAAGGATGTCATGAACTGTTCCCATCCACTTGGACGCTTCAGTTACAACTCAACCTGCACTTTTGGCTGTAGAGAAGGGTATGTACTGCATGGATCAGACAGGGTCCAGTGTCTAGCTTCTGGTGAATGGACAGAGCGGACCCCCTTCTGCAAAG TCCAAATATGTGAAACCTTGACAGTCCCTGACTATGGCAACATGAGTTGCATCCATCCCATCGCAGACTTCCATTACAACTCCACATGTGACTTTAGCTGTAGAGAAGGGTTTGCATTAAGTGGACTGAGCAGGCTCCAGTGCAAAGTTTCTGGACAGTGGACAGCGCAAAAGCCAACATGTGAAG CTGTAGAATGCGGTGAACTGAAGATTCCTCACAGCCACCTCATGAACTGTTCTGACCCCTTTAGACCTTTTAGTTACAGCTCAACATGTGACTTTGTCTGCAAGGATGGGTTTATCTTACAGGGGTCGGACAGACTCCAGTGTGAAGCTTCTGGACAATGGACAGCAAAGATTCCCACCTGCAAAG TTGTTCAATGCGAGTTATTGAAGATTCCTAAACGAGGTATCATGAACTGCAGAAATCCCTTTGGAGACTTCAGTTACTACTCAACATGTGTCTTCAACTGCACAGAGGGGTTTGTACTGTATGGATCGGGCAGTCTTCAGTGTCAAGCCTCTAGACAATGGACAGCTCAGGTCCCTACCTGTGAAG CTGAAAAATGCACAATACTGGAGAATCCTGAGCAAGGGACAATAAACTGCTCTCATCCCTTTCGACCCTTCAGTTACAACTCAACATGTGACTTCAGCTGTGAAGAGGGATTTAGATTAAATGGACCAGACCGAGTTCAGTGTGGAGCTTCTGGACAATGGACAACACAAGTACCCTCCTGTGAAG CCATGAAGTGTGACGTGCTGAGGAGTCCAGACAGAGGAACCTTTAACTGCTCCCATCGCAATGGAGACTTCAGTTACAACTCATTGTGTGATTTTAGCTGCGCTGAAGGATTTATATTAACGGGATCAGACAGACTAGAGTGTGGAGCTTCTGGACAATGGACAGCACAGACCCCCACTTGTAAAG CCATGAAGTGTGACGTGCTGAGGAGTCCAGACAGAGGAACCTTTAACTGCTCCCATCGCAATGGAGACTTCAGTTACAACTCATTGTGTGATTTTAGCTGCGCTGAAGGGTTTATATTAACGGGATCAGACAGACTAGAGTGTGGAGCTTCTGGACAATGGACAGCACAGACCCCCACTTGTAAAG TTATAAACTGTCAGACGCTGATACAGCCTGAACGAGGGGCAGTGAACTGCGCCCATCCCATCAGAGACTTCAGTTACAACTCAACTTGTCACTTTAGCTGCAATGAGGGATTTGTACTGCAAGGGTCAGACATGCTTCAGTGTCAAGCCAATCGGCAATGGACagcactgccccctagctgtaaAG CTGTAAGCTGTCAGAAATTAACACAGCCTGAACAAGGAATGATGGCTTGCTCCCATCCCATTGGAGATTTCCATTACAACTCAACATGTGGCTTCAAATGTGCTGAAGGATTTGTACTGCATGGGTTAGACAGGCTTCAATGTCGAGCTAACGGACAGTGGACAGCCCTGACCCCCAGCTGTAAAG CTGTGAAATGCAACATATTGAAGACTCCGAACCATGGCATCATGAGCTGCTCCCATCCTATTGGAGAGTTTAGTTACCACTCGGCATGTGACCTTGGCTGTGTGGAGGGCTTCATTTTGAATGGAACAGATGGGCTTGAGTGTACAGCTTCAGGAAGGTGGACAAATGAGATGCCAGGTTGCATAG TGGTGAAATGTCAGGAACTGAATATTTATCGGCCAGTGATCATGAACTGTTCACATCCTCTTGGGAACTTCAGCTTCAGCTCACTATGTGACTTTGACTGCATCAAGGGCTTTATGTTGGAAGGACCTGTGAGACTCCAGTGCAATGAATCTGGACAATGGACACAGGAGATTCCATCTTGTAACG TACTTGGCGGATTGCCCCCCACAATGAGTTTTCTGACTTACATAGGTGGAATTGGAGCAGCTGTCGTACTTGCTGTTACCATTGGTATGATTGTGGCCTGGATTAGAAAGAAACTGAAAAAACAAG AAGATGATACAAAAGAACTAAACCCTCACAG
- the LOC137325422 gene encoding P-selectin-like isoform X3, which produces MVSHDDMNCPYRRCPLVQGNMFRLLALAVVTYEILMLEGAHGWIYHYSNITMTWAKARRYCQNDYTDMVAIQNKEENEHLSKYLPKAKTHVWIGLRKINNIWTWIGTNRTLDDFAMNWAPNEPNNGKNNEDCVEMYIKRLVNSGKWNDEPCRRKKRPLCFQASCNPDSCSGHGECVETIGDHKCDCSEGFYGGSCENVIKCLGLETPDRGLMNCSHPYGNFSYNSMCDFSCVEGFQIREERRLRCSAFADWTAPLPVCKAMRCRPLEIPNKDVMNCSHPLGRFSYNSTCTFGCREGYVLHGSDRVQCLASGEWTERTPFCKVQICETLTVPDYGNMSCIHPIADFHYNSTCDFSCREGFALSGLSRLQCKVSGQWTAQKPTCEAVECGELKIPHSHLMNCSDPFRPFSYSSTCDFVCKDGFILQGSDRLQCEASGQWTAKIPTCKVVQCELLKIPKRGIMNCRNPFGDFSYYSTCVFNCTEGFVLYGSGSLQCQASRQWTAQVPTCEAEKCTILENPEQGTINCSHPFRPFSYNSTCDFSCEEGFRLNGPDRVQCGASGQWTTQVPSCEAMKCDVLRSPDRGTFNCSHRNGDFSYNSLCDFSCAEGFILTGSDRLECGASGQWTAQTPTCKAMKCDVLRSPDRGTFNCSHRNGDFSYNSLCDFSCAEGFILTGSDRLECGASGQWTAQTPTCKVINCQTLIQPERGAVNCAHPIRDFSYNSTCHFSCNEGFVLQGSDMLQCQANRQWTALPPSCKAVSCQKLTQPEQGMMACSHPIGDFHYNSTCGFKCAEGFVLHGLDRLQCRANGQWTALTPSCKAVKCNILKTPNHGIMSCSHPIGEFSYHSACDLGCVEGFILNGTDGLECTASGRWTNEMPGCIVVKCQELNIYRPVIMNCSHPLGNFSFSSLCDFDCIKGFMLEGPVRLQCNESGQWTQEIPSCNVLGGLPPTMSFLTYIGGIGAAVVLAVTIGMIVAWIRKKLKKQDDTKELNPHSTEGTGDMFENPAFSNAPAALKN; this is translated from the exons AAATACTGATGTTAGAAGGAGCTCATGGCTGGATATACCATTATTCCAATATTACCATGACATGGGCCAAGGCAAGACGGTACTGTCAAAATGACTACACTGACATGGTGGCGATACAGAATAAAGAAGAAAATGAGCACCTGAGTAAATATTTGCCAAAAGCAAAAACACACGTCTGGATTGGTTTGAGGAAAATAAACAATATCTGGACCTGGATTGGAACGAATCGGACATTAGACGATTTTGCTATGAACTGGGCTCCTAATGAACCCAACAATGGAAAGAACAATGAAGACTGTGTGGAAATGTATATAAAGAGACTTGTGAATTCAGGAAAATGGAATGATGAACCCTGCCGTAGAAAGAAAAGGCCACTGTGTTTCCAAG CTTCATGCAATCCTGATTCTTGCAGTGGCCATGGAGAATGTGTGGAAACTATTGGTGATCATAAGTGTGACTGCAGTGAAGGATTCTATGGAGGCAGTTGTGAAAATG TTATTAAATGTCTTGGACTGGAGACTCCTGACAGAGGCCTTATGAACTGTTCCCACCCTTATGGAAATTTCAGTTACAACTCAATGTGCGACTTTAGCTGTGTAGAAGGATTTCAAATACGTGAGGAAAGGAGGCTCCGATGTTCAGCTTTTGCAGATTGGACTGCACCCCTTCCAGTGTGCAAAG CTATGCGTTGTAGACCGTTGGAGATTCCTAATAAGGATGTCATGAACTGTTCCCATCCACTTGGACGCTTCAGTTACAACTCAACCTGCACTTTTGGCTGTAGAGAAGGGTATGTACTGCATGGATCAGACAGGGTCCAGTGTCTAGCTTCTGGTGAATGGACAGAGCGGACCCCCTTCTGCAAAG TCCAAATATGTGAAACCTTGACAGTCCCTGACTATGGCAACATGAGTTGCATCCATCCCATCGCAGACTTCCATTACAACTCCACATGTGACTTTAGCTGTAGAGAAGGGTTTGCATTAAGTGGACTGAGCAGGCTCCAGTGCAAAGTTTCTGGACAGTGGACAGCGCAAAAGCCAACATGTGAAG CTGTAGAATGCGGTGAACTGAAGATTCCTCACAGCCACCTCATGAACTGTTCTGACCCCTTTAGACCTTTTAGTTACAGCTCAACATGTGACTTTGTCTGCAAGGATGGGTTTATCTTACAGGGGTCGGACAGACTCCAGTGTGAAGCTTCTGGACAATGGACAGCAAAGATTCCCACCTGCAAAG TTGTTCAATGCGAGTTATTGAAGATTCCTAAACGAGGTATCATGAACTGCAGAAATCCCTTTGGAGACTTCAGTTACTACTCAACATGTGTCTTCAACTGCACAGAGGGGTTTGTACTGTATGGATCGGGCAGTCTTCAGTGTCAAGCCTCTAGACAATGGACAGCTCAGGTCCCTACCTGTGAAG CTGAAAAATGCACAATACTGGAGAATCCTGAGCAAGGGACAATAAACTGCTCTCATCCCTTTCGACCCTTCAGTTACAACTCAACATGTGACTTCAGCTGTGAAGAGGGATTTAGATTAAATGGACCAGACCGAGTTCAGTGTGGAGCTTCTGGACAATGGACAACACAAGTACCCTCCTGTGAAG CCATGAAGTGTGACGTGCTGAGGAGTCCAGACAGAGGAACCTTTAACTGCTCCCATCGCAATGGAGACTTCAGTTACAACTCATTGTGTGATTTTAGCTGCGCTGAAGGATTTATATTAACGGGATCAGACAGACTAGAGTGTGGAGCTTCTGGACAATGGACAGCACAGACCCCCACTTGTAAAG CCATGAAGTGTGACGTGCTGAGGAGTCCAGACAGAGGAACCTTTAACTGCTCCCATCGCAATGGAGACTTCAGTTACAACTCATTGTGTGATTTTAGCTGCGCTGAAGGGTTTATATTAACGGGATCAGACAGACTAGAGTGTGGAGCTTCTGGACAATGGACAGCACAGACCCCCACTTGTAAAG TTATAAACTGTCAGACGCTGATACAGCCTGAACGAGGGGCAGTGAACTGCGCCCATCCCATCAGAGACTTCAGTTACAACTCAACTTGTCACTTTAGCTGCAATGAGGGATTTGTACTGCAAGGGTCAGACATGCTTCAGTGTCAAGCCAATCGGCAATGGACagcactgccccctagctgtaaAG CTGTAAGCTGTCAGAAATTAACACAGCCTGAACAAGGAATGATGGCTTGCTCCCATCCCATTGGAGATTTCCATTACAACTCAACATGTGGCTTCAAATGTGCTGAAGGATTTGTACTGCATGGGTTAGACAGGCTTCAATGTCGAGCTAACGGACAGTGGACAGCCCTGACCCCCAGCTGTAAAG CTGTGAAATGCAACATATTGAAGACTCCGAACCATGGCATCATGAGCTGCTCCCATCCTATTGGAGAGTTTAGTTACCACTCGGCATGTGACCTTGGCTGTGTGGAGGGCTTCATTTTGAATGGAACAGATGGGCTTGAGTGTACAGCTTCAGGAAGGTGGACAAATGAGATGCCAGGTTGCATAG TGGTGAAATGTCAGGAACTGAATATTTATCGGCCAGTGATCATGAACTGTTCACATCCTCTTGGGAACTTCAGCTTCAGCTCACTATGTGACTTTGACTGCATCAAGGGCTTTATGTTGGAAGGACCTGTGAGACTCCAGTGCAATGAATCTGGACAATGGACACAGGAGATTCCATCTTGTAACG TACTTGGCGGATTGCCCCCCACAATGAGTTTTCTGACTTACATAGGTGGAATTGGAGCAGCTGTCGTACTTGCTGTTACCATTGGTATGATTGTGGCCTGGATTAGAAAGAAACTGAAAAAACAAG ATGATACAAAAGAACTAAACCCTCACAG
- the LOC137325422 gene encoding P-selectin-like isoform X4: protein MVSHDDMNCPYRRCPLVQGNMFRLLALAVVTYEILMLEGAHGWIYHYSNITMTWAKARRYCQNDYTDMVAIQNKEENEHLSKYLPKAKTHVWIGLRKINNIWTWIGTNRTLDDFAMNWAPNEPNNGKNNEDCVEMYIKRLVNSGKWNDEPCRRKKRPLCFQASCNPDSCSGHGECVETIGDHKCDCSEGFYGGSCENVIKCLGLETPDRGLMNCSHPYGNFSYNSMCDFSCVEGFQIREERRLRCSAFADWTAPLPVCKAMRCRPLEIPNKDVMNCSHPLGRFSYNSTCTFGCREGYVLHGSDRVQCLASGEWTERTPFCKVQICETLTVPDYGNMSCIHPIADFHYNSTCDFSCREGFALSGLSRLQCKVSGQWTAQKPTCEAVECGELKIPHSHLMNCSDPFRPFSYSSTCDFVCKDGFILQGSDRLQCEASGQWTAKIPTCKVVQCELLKIPKRGIMNCRNPFGDFSYYSTCVFNCTEGFVLYGSGSLQCQASRQWTAQVPTCEAEKCTILENPEQGTINCSHPFRPFSYNSTCDFSCEEGFRLNGPDRVQCGASGQWTTQVPSCEAVKCNILKTPNHGIMSCSHPIGEFSYHSACDLGCVEGFILNGTDGLECTASGRWTNEMPGCIVVKCQELNIYRPVIMNCSHPLGNFSFSSLCDFDCIKGFMLEGPVRLQCNESGQWTQEIPSCNVLGGLPPTMSFLTYIGGIGAAVVLAVTIGMIVAWIRKKLKKQEDDTKELNPHSTEGTGDMFENPAFSNAPAALKN, encoded by the exons AAATACTGATGTTAGAAGGAGCTCATGGCTGGATATACCATTATTCCAATATTACCATGACATGGGCCAAGGCAAGACGGTACTGTCAAAATGACTACACTGACATGGTGGCGATACAGAATAAAGAAGAAAATGAGCACCTGAGTAAATATTTGCCAAAAGCAAAAACACACGTCTGGATTGGTTTGAGGAAAATAAACAATATCTGGACCTGGATTGGAACGAATCGGACATTAGACGATTTTGCTATGAACTGGGCTCCTAATGAACCCAACAATGGAAAGAACAATGAAGACTGTGTGGAAATGTATATAAAGAGACTTGTGAATTCAGGAAAATGGAATGATGAACCCTGCCGTAGAAAGAAAAGGCCACTGTGTTTCCAAG CTTCATGCAATCCTGATTCTTGCAGTGGCCATGGAGAATGTGTGGAAACTATTGGTGATCATAAGTGTGACTGCAGTGAAGGATTCTATGGAGGCAGTTGTGAAAATG TTATTAAATGTCTTGGACTGGAGACTCCTGACAGAGGCCTTATGAACTGTTCCCACCCTTATGGAAATTTCAGTTACAACTCAATGTGCGACTTTAGCTGTGTAGAAGGATTTCAAATACGTGAGGAAAGGAGGCTCCGATGTTCAGCTTTTGCAGATTGGACTGCACCCCTTCCAGTGTGCAAAG CTATGCGTTGTAGACCGTTGGAGATTCCTAATAAGGATGTCATGAACTGTTCCCATCCACTTGGACGCTTCAGTTACAACTCAACCTGCACTTTTGGCTGTAGAGAAGGGTATGTACTGCATGGATCAGACAGGGTCCAGTGTCTAGCTTCTGGTGAATGGACAGAGCGGACCCCCTTCTGCAAAG TCCAAATATGTGAAACCTTGACAGTCCCTGACTATGGCAACATGAGTTGCATCCATCCCATCGCAGACTTCCATTACAACTCCACATGTGACTTTAGCTGTAGAGAAGGGTTTGCATTAAGTGGACTGAGCAGGCTCCAGTGCAAAGTTTCTGGACAGTGGACAGCGCAAAAGCCAACATGTGAAG CTGTAGAATGCGGTGAACTGAAGATTCCTCACAGCCACCTCATGAACTGTTCTGACCCCTTTAGACCTTTTAGTTACAGCTCAACATGTGACTTTGTCTGCAAGGATGGGTTTATCTTACAGGGGTCGGACAGACTCCAGTGTGAAGCTTCTGGACAATGGACAGCAAAGATTCCCACCTGCAAAG TTGTTCAATGCGAGTTATTGAAGATTCCTAAACGAGGTATCATGAACTGCAGAAATCCCTTTGGAGACTTCAGTTACTACTCAACATGTGTCTTCAACTGCACAGAGGGGTTTGTACTGTATGGATCGGGCAGTCTTCAGTGTCAAGCCTCTAGACAATGGACAGCTCAGGTCCCTACCTGTGAAG CTGAAAAATGCACAATACTGGAGAATCCTGAGCAAGGGACAATAAACTGCTCTCATCCCTTTCGACCCTTCAGTTACAACTCAACATGTGACTTCAGCTGTGAAGAGGGATTTAGATTAAATGGACCAGACCGAGTTCAGTGTGGAGCTTCTGGACAATGGACAACACAAGTACCCTCCTGTGAAG CTGTGAAATGCAACATATTGAAGACTCCGAACCATGGCATCATGAGCTGCTCCCATCCTATTGGAGAGTTTAGTTACCACTCGGCATGTGACCTTGGCTGTGTGGAGGGCTTCATTTTGAATGGAACAGATGGGCTTGAGTGTACAGCTTCAGGAAGGTGGACAAATGAGATGCCAGGTTGCATAG TGGTGAAATGTCAGGAACTGAATATTTATCGGCCAGTGATCATGAACTGTTCACATCCTCTTGGGAACTTCAGCTTCAGCTCACTATGTGACTTTGACTGCATCAAGGGCTTTATGTTGGAAGGACCTGTGAGACTCCAGTGCAATGAATCTGGACAATGGACACAGGAGATTCCATCTTGTAACG TACTTGGCGGATTGCCCCCCACAATGAGTTTTCTGACTTACATAGGTGGAATTGGAGCAGCTGTCGTACTTGCTGTTACCATTGGTATGATTGTGGCCTGGATTAGAAAGAAACTGAAAAAACAAG AAGATGATACAAAAGAACTAAACCCTCACAG